The following nucleotide sequence is from Melioribacteraceae bacterium.
TTGGAAAAAAATGGCCGCCGAGAAACTTAAGATCAACCAGTTCGATCCGAAAGAAGCAATGTTCCTAAGGTTATTCTTAAATGAAGCTGCAGAGGATACCCTCGATTCACAATCACGATTATTAATACCCAAACGATTAATAGAATACGCAGAGATTGATAAAGAAGTTTTGATTTTTGGTTCCATGGATAAAATTGAAGTTTGGAATCCCGATGTGTATGAAAGTTACATCAAAGAAAATTTTTCCTCTTTTAAGGAAATTGCTAAAGATGTAATGAAACGTGATGAGTAAACTTGTTCATCAACCTGTACTATTAAACGAAAGTATTGATCACCTTATTACTGATCTTAACGGAAGTTATCTCGACGCAACAATCGGTTTTGGTGGTCACTCCAAAATGTTCTTAAATAAACTGAGTAGTAAAGCAAAACTTGTAGGCATTGATAAAGATGATGTCGCATTCAAAGCTTGCAAAGAGATGTTTGCCGAAGATAAAAGAGTTTTGCTTTATAAAACCGGATTCACAAAAATTGATCTGATTTCTAAGATCGAGTTCATTGA
It contains:
- the mraZ gene encoding division/cell wall cluster transcriptional repressor MraZ; this encodes MFIGSFKYSIDSKGRIALPAKLRKNINPEANDTFVLTRDTEKCISIYPLDIWKKMAAEKLKINQFDPKEAMFLRLFLNEAAEDTLDSQSRLLIPKRLIEYAEIDKEVLIFGSMDKIEVWNPDVYESYIKENFSSFKEIAKDVMKRDE